From a single Shewanella denitrificans OS217 genomic region:
- a CDS encoding (2Fe-2S)-binding protein yields the protein MPSSTQTLLVNGRKFTLDADPKMPVLWALRDLIGLTGTKFGCGAGLCGACTIHLDGKPVRGCLTSLSQVQGKQVTTIEGLEADKLKAQWLEHNVPQCGYCQAGQLMSAAALLASTPKPSEQQINEAMVGNICRCGTYPRIKAAIQAASEA from the coding sequence ATGCCAAGTTCAACCCAGACTCTGCTAGTCAATGGTCGCAAGTTTACTTTGGATGCAGATCCTAAGATGCCGGTGCTGTGGGCCCTTCGAGATTTAATTGGTCTCACAGGAACTAAATTTGGTTGTGGCGCGGGCCTTTGCGGCGCCTGCACCATACATCTGGATGGCAAGCCTGTGCGAGGCTGCCTGACAAGCCTGAGCCAAGTGCAAGGCAAACAAGTCACCACCATTGAGGGCTTAGAAGCGGATAAACTCAAAGCCCAATGGCTTGAACATAATGTGCCTCAATGCGGATATTGTCAGGCGGGGCAATTGATGTCGGCGGCGGCATTGTTAGCCAGTACCCCAAAGCCGAGCGAGCAGCAAATTAATGAGGCCATGGTGGGCAATATTTGCCGCTGCGGCACCTATCCGCGGATCAAGGCGGCAATTCAAGCCGCTTCGGAGGCATGA
- a CDS encoding nucleotidyltransferase family protein — translation MPLNKPIRLVPVILAAGGSRRFNGVKLMSRLNNGKLLLEHSIQQLQLGCEQFQAQQDGVHSNASVNHSVDISRLELSPVTVILGGHHECLAPLLPSGMAYRLNPDWHQGLSSSIRVAVKHAAELDADALLLTLADQVALESHDYAALFALFCGRFSQGAPHSGQTTAAFYRQTPGVPAIFLADDFSALSQLNADKGAKAILVERHNRQQLQLLPLEQAAIDIDTQTELSLWLADA, via the coding sequence ATGCCCTTAAATAAACCGATTAGATTGGTGCCCGTCATACTGGCCGCCGGAGGCAGTCGGCGCTTTAATGGGGTAAAGCTTATGAGCAGGCTTAATAATGGCAAGCTTTTACTCGAGCACAGCATTCAGCAGTTGCAGCTAGGCTGTGAGCAGTTTCAGGCTCAGCAAGACGGCGTGCATTCAAACGCAAGTGTTAATCACAGTGTTGACATTTCTAGGCTCGAACTCTCTCCTGTGACAGTCATTTTGGGCGGCCACCATGAGTGCTTAGCCCCGCTATTGCCAAGCGGCATGGCTTATCGGCTAAATCCAGATTGGCATCAAGGCTTAAGCAGCTCGATTCGAGTCGCGGTTAAGCATGCAGCTGAGCTTGATGCCGATGCCTTATTGCTGACATTAGCCGATCAAGTGGCTCTCGAGTCTCACGATTACGCTGCGCTATTCGCGCTGTTTTGTGGCAGATTTTCACAAGGCGCTCCCCATAGCGGACAGACAACGGCGGCTTTTTATCGGCAAACTCCTGGGGTTCCTGCTATTTTTTTAGCTGATGATTTTTCTGCCTTGAGTCAATTAAACGCAGATAAAGGCGCTAAGGCCATTTTAGTTGAACGCCATAACCGTCAACAATTACAGCTATTGCCACTGGAACAAGCGGCGATAGATATCGACACCCAAACAGAGTTATCCTTATGGTTGGCTGATGCCTAG
- a CDS encoding XdhC family protein, which translates to MTHDLLDLLRQWHQSPDEAWVLAVLTQVQGSSYRKPGAMMLFHPMGKSYGMLSGGCLEADLRRHAQQVIQSQCVAQVEYDASDESDSSYQLGCGGIVNIMLVTVTKANDYLGFNPLLAALARGDSVEYELSLPANASPCQQASAKLSIVPLSDNLTQAQLKGAHKAVTAYKHEVLTMRLAPPIALGIFGAGLDAQPVAAMAQQLGWQVSVFDERSAYGRLYDFPSVKVVKGPFDAIEPAILKRLDAAIVMSHNLNLDAKALSLLASLSQPHSHNNLAYLALLGPPQRRDRVLRIAGLELADIKCFFSAPAGLALGGELPSSVALSIVSQCHGVLHGSAIIALDEVMGCP; encoded by the coding sequence ATGACCCATGACCTGTTAGATTTGTTGCGACAATGGCATCAAAGCCCCGATGAGGCTTGGGTGTTGGCTGTCTTGACTCAAGTTCAGGGCTCGTCTTATCGAAAACCTGGCGCCATGATGTTATTTCACCCCATGGGTAAGAGTTATGGCATGTTAAGTGGTGGTTGCCTAGAGGCGGACCTTCGCCGTCATGCGCAGCAGGTCATCCAAAGCCAATGTGTTGCTCAGGTTGAGTATGATGCCAGCGATGAGTCAGATAGCAGTTATCAGCTGGGCTGTGGCGGCATAGTGAACATCATGTTAGTGACAGTGACTAAAGCTAACGATTATCTCGGTTTTAACCCGTTATTAGCGGCATTAGCGCGAGGGGATAGCGTCGAGTATGAGTTGAGTTTGCCAGCAAACGCCAGTCCGTGTCAGCAGGCAAGCGCCAAGCTTAGCATAGTGCCTTTATCCGACAATTTGACTCAAGCTCAATTGAAGGGGGCGCATAAGGCTGTCACTGCTTATAAGCATGAGGTGTTAACTATGCGTTTAGCACCGCCCATCGCATTAGGCATTTTTGGCGCGGGTCTGGATGCACAGCCTGTAGCGGCGATGGCCCAGCAACTGGGCTGGCAGGTGAGCGTGTTTGATGAGCGCAGCGCCTATGGCAGGCTTTATGATTTTCCCTCGGTCAAGGTAGTCAAAGGCCCCTTTGACGCCATAGAACCCGCAATACTTAAGCGCTTAGATGCGGCAATTGTCATGAGTCATAACTTAAATTTAGACGCCAAGGCGCTCTCCTTGCTGGCATCGCTTTCCCAGCCGCACTCCCATAATAACCTAGCCTATTTAGCCTTACTGGGCCCGCCCCAAAGGCGGGATCGCGTCTTGAGAATAGCGGGACTTGAATTGGCAGACATTAAGTGCTTTTTCTCGGCGCCAGCCGGTCTTGCCTTAGGCGGTGAGTTACCAAGTTCAGTGGCCCTTAGCATAGTGTCACAATGCCATGGGGTGCTTCATGGCAGCGCTATTATCGCACTCGATGAGGTAATGGGATGCCCTTAA
- a CDS encoding alpha/beta fold hydrolase, with amino-acid sequence MRTDNKLSGIIAKKHSFSVPLDYQQSPSEQINLFVRELSSVEHQNKELPYLVFFQGGPGFGAVRPVANTGWIKRALTQYRVLLLDQRGTGLSTPVSAESLAHLTSQQQAEYLSHFRSDNIIRDAELIRAKLSPDRPWSILGQSFGGFCVLRYLSAAPQGLKAAYITGGIPSLERSADEVYQATYQRVLAKNQDFFSRFSDARELANRLASHISEYEVLLSSGERLTVEMLQLLGINLGMEQGPEGVYYLLEQALIDTAQGVKVNPLFLHQFGQFLDYNTNPLFAVLHESIYCQNSASNWAAHRVREQYSQFNYHLGKDLLFTGEMVYPWMFDQFSQLQPLKEAAELLAAKSDWPALYDLEQLKANTVPVSAAIYSEDMFVEMQYSLETTKDVGSLKYWLTSEYEHNGIRMDGERVLDKLIALNTGRELR; translated from the coding sequence ATGCGCACAGATAACAAGCTCAGTGGCATCATAGCGAAGAAACACAGCTTCAGTGTCCCACTGGATTACCAACAAAGCCCCAGTGAACAGATAAACCTCTTTGTGCGTGAACTTTCAAGTGTTGAACACCAAAATAAAGAACTGCCCTATTTGGTTTTCTTTCAAGGGGGCCCAGGGTTTGGCGCCGTTAGGCCTGTTGCCAATACCGGTTGGATAAAGCGCGCCTTAACTCAGTATCGAGTCCTCTTATTAGATCAAAGAGGCACCGGGCTTTCAACTCCTGTGAGCGCTGAGAGTCTGGCTCATTTGACCTCCCAGCAGCAAGCTGAATACCTAAGTCATTTTCGAAGTGATAACATCATTCGTGATGCAGAGCTCATTCGCGCTAAACTCAGCCCTGATAGGCCTTGGAGCATTTTAGGTCAGAGCTTTGGCGGCTTTTGTGTGCTGCGTTATTTAAGTGCCGCCCCACAAGGGCTGAAAGCCGCCTATATCACTGGCGGCATTCCCTCCCTAGAACGCAGTGCCGATGAAGTCTATCAAGCGACCTATCAAAGAGTATTAGCTAAAAATCAGGATTTTTTCAGCCGTTTTAGTGATGCCAGAGAGCTTGCCAACAGGCTTGCCAGTCACATCAGTGAATATGAAGTATTACTCAGTTCAGGGGAGCGCTTAACCGTTGAAATGCTGCAACTGTTAGGTATAAATCTTGGCATGGAACAAGGCCCTGAGGGCGTGTATTACTTGCTGGAACAAGCCTTAATCGACACGGCCCAAGGGGTTAAAGTGAATCCGCTGTTTTTGCATCAGTTTGGTCAATTTTTAGATTACAACACCAACCCGCTGTTCGCCGTGCTGCATGAGTCCATCTATTGTCAAAATAGCGCCTCAAATTGGGCCGCTCATCGAGTGCGTGAACAATATAGTCAGTTTAATTATCACCTCGGCAAAGATTTATTGTTCACAGGTGAAATGGTTTACCCTTGGATGTTCGATCAATTCAGCCAACTTCAGCCCTTAAAAGAAGCCGCCGAATTATTGGCCGCGAAATCAGACTGGCCAGCACTGTATGATCTCGAGCAACTTAAAGCCAATACAGTGCCCGTCAGCGCCGCCATTTACAGCGAAGACATGTTTGTTGAGATGCAGTACAGCTTAGAAACCACTAAAGATGTAGGCAGCCTTAAGTACTGGCTGACGTCAGAATACGAGCACAATGGCATACGCATGGATGGCGAGCGAGTGCTGGATAAGCTCATCGCCCTTAATACGGGGCGAGAGCTGAGATAG
- a CDS encoding DEAD/DEAH box helicase → MSAKIFNLPIKMTSALVAKLFPANVLQKAQNYVIQGRVLDVTASSDNHNIESFVAGSHPEPYRQDITLVNINHKILMNAHCTCPVRSNCKHVAAALLTLVDKKPVEEQRLSQWLMQLDEQATSGSADELPEQEKDRVIFVLSSDHQGVFVELKRSKLNKKGQFNRGSKLALTEVKYHIPWWISKEDAQIVSLLMSVLAANHHASKIYLEGEICALALNKMLNLDTCFWEDSRFPIMRTQAITPEFIWLELDRKHTQMQMQLPTLENWEFIATVPPMFVDLDYLRIGLLDTELTTAKLKLLQQMPPVPLTQVDSISHKMLQHFSPRNVPVPADIEFHEVDSPLKVRLTLTMVKLSDAMGAGKQPALRLEFLYGEICFSGKAKREAISLIKKDKVQYQVKRDLEGETRAADALSTLKFSFLNPLDVASSETLHCFATLGILPDAIYAWSQFVNTQDAVDNDSASTKQALTKLGYELIEAEDFDLNIVAAELDIDLNDDEDNGWFSLSLNADIDGQSVPLLALVARWLQQHGEPDDEQFLLLPSPNGGFIQVKAKTIKPLVSIIKELFDRHGEDKLQVPRSRAHLLNELTASEIRLLNGERIQALAAKLGEFKGIVSVSLPAGLNATLRDYQKQGLDWLCFLKEYQLGGILADDMGLGKTIQTLAFLLKAKEQRGDKTAKTSLIICPTSLIGNWLKETQKFAPSLKVLVIHGNKRKDLLAQIEQHDLVITTYPLILRDELIYSQIHFEHLILDEAQLIKNAQAKVTQLVKTLRGRFRLCLSGTPLENHLGELKSLMDFCLPGLLGQHTHFLKEFRNPIEKQADKEKLIQLSTRISPFMLRRTKQEVAAELPEKTEIISSLTLEKDQRNLYESIRLVMEKKLRELFAQKGVSSSHIEFLDALLKLRQACCDPRLVKLEQAQNVKSNAKLTWLTENLTEMVEEGRKILIFSQFTGMLSLIEEELQRLNIDYSLLTGKTRSRQTQIDDFQEGRKPVFLISLKAGGTGLNLTTADTVIHFDPWWNPAAERQATDRAHRIGQLNPVFVYKLIAQGTVEEKIHEMQQHKQGLADSILSDKEQGPWQGSAEDLLALLS, encoded by the coding sequence ATGTCGGCTAAAATTTTTAATCTGCCAATCAAGATGACCTCAGCCTTAGTGGCTAAGTTGTTCCCTGCCAATGTGTTACAAAAAGCACAGAATTACGTGATCCAAGGTCGGGTACTGGATGTGACTGCCAGTAGCGACAATCATAATATTGAATCCTTTGTGGCTGGCAGTCACCCAGAGCCTTATCGTCAAGACATCACCTTAGTGAACATTAATCATAAAATTTTGATGAATGCTCATTGCACCTGTCCCGTGAGAAGCAATTGTAAACATGTGGCGGCGGCGTTATTAACCTTAGTGGATAAAAAGCCAGTAGAAGAGCAGCGCTTATCTCAATGGTTGATGCAACTGGATGAACAAGCCACTTCAGGTAGCGCAGATGAGTTGCCCGAGCAAGAAAAGGACCGCGTGATTTTCGTGTTGTCGAGCGATCATCAAGGGGTATTTGTTGAGCTTAAAAGAAGCAAGCTCAACAAGAAAGGCCAGTTTAATCGAGGCAGTAAACTGGCACTCACCGAAGTGAAATATCATATTCCTTGGTGGATATCCAAGGAAGATGCGCAAATTGTCAGCTTACTGATGTCAGTGCTGGCGGCTAATCATCATGCCTCTAAAATTTACCTTGAAGGTGAGATTTGTGCCCTGGCACTCAATAAAATGCTCAATCTGGATACCTGTTTCTGGGAAGATAGCCGTTTCCCTATCATGCGAACACAAGCCATCACCCCTGAGTTTATTTGGCTTGAGTTGGATAGAAAACACACCCAAATGCAAATGCAGTTGCCAACACTGGAAAACTGGGAATTTATCGCCACTGTGCCGCCCATGTTTGTGGATTTAGACTACTTACGAATTGGTTTACTAGACACTGAACTCACCACAGCCAAGCTTAAATTACTGCAACAGATGCCGCCTGTGCCACTGACTCAAGTGGACAGTATTAGTCACAAAATGCTGCAGCATTTCTCGCCGCGCAATGTGCCTGTGCCTGCCGATATTGAGTTTCATGAAGTCGATAGCCCGCTGAAGGTGCGCCTTACTTTAACTATGGTCAAATTGTCTGATGCCATGGGCGCTGGCAAGCAGCCGGCATTAAGGCTTGAATTTCTCTATGGGGAGATCTGCTTTAGCGGTAAGGCAAAGCGTGAAGCCATCAGCTTAATTAAAAAAGATAAGGTGCAGTATCAAGTCAAGCGAGATTTGGAGGGCGAAACCCGCGCCGCCGATGCGTTATCGACGCTCAAGTTTAGCTTCCTAAACCCTTTAGATGTCGCAAGCAGTGAAACATTGCACTGTTTTGCTACTTTGGGCATCTTGCCTGATGCCATCTATGCCTGGTCGCAGTTTGTAAACACTCAAGATGCCGTAGACAATGACAGTGCGAGCACTAAGCAAGCGTTAACTAAGCTAGGTTATGAGTTGATTGAGGCCGAGGATTTTGACCTTAATATTGTCGCCGCGGAACTAGATATCGATCTTAATGACGATGAAGATAATGGCTGGTTTTCGTTGTCGTTAAATGCCGATATCGATGGCCAGAGTGTGCCCTTGTTAGCCTTAGTGGCACGCTGGCTGCAACAACATGGGGAGCCAGATGATGAGCAGTTCCTGTTGCTGCCATCCCCTAATGGGGGCTTTATTCAAGTCAAAGCCAAAACCATTAAACCCTTAGTGTCCATTATTAAGGAACTGTTTGACCGTCACGGCGAAGATAAGCTGCAAGTGCCTCGCAGTCGAGCTCATTTGCTCAATGAATTAACCGCCAGCGAAATTCGCCTGCTTAATGGCGAGCGGATCCAAGCATTGGCGGCCAAGCTCGGTGAGTTTAAAGGCATAGTGTCGGTGAGCTTGCCTGCGGGCCTTAATGCCACCTTAAGGGATTATCAGAAACAAGGGCTGGACTGGTTATGCTTCTTAAAAGAGTATCAGCTTGGCGGTATATTGGCCGATGATATGGGCCTAGGTAAAACCATTCAGACCTTGGCATTTTTACTAAAGGCGAAAGAACAGCGCGGCGACAAAACGGCTAAAACCAGCCTTATCATCTGTCCAACTAGCTTGATTGGCAACTGGTTAAAAGAGACCCAAAAGTTTGCCCCAAGCCTTAAGGTATTGGTGATACATGGTAATAAACGCAAAGACTTGTTGGCGCAAATTGAGCAGCATGACTTAGTGATCACCACCTATCCGCTTATCTTGCGGGACGAGCTTATCTATAGTCAGATCCATTTTGAACACCTTATTTTAGATGAAGCTCAGCTGATTAAAAATGCCCAGGCCAAGGTGACTCAGTTGGTTAAAACTTTGCGGGGCCGTTTTCGCTTGTGCCTGTCGGGTACCCCCCTTGAAAACCACTTAGGCGAGCTCAAATCCTTGATGGACTTTTGTTTGCCAGGTCTCTTAGGTCAACATACGCACTTTTTAAAAGAATTTAGAAATCCAATAGAAAAACAAGCGGATAAAGAGAAGTTAATTCAGCTTTCTACGCGAATTTCCCCCTTTATGCTGCGCCGTACTAAGCAAGAAGTGGCCGCGGAATTACCGGAGAAAACTGAGATTATCTCTTCACTCACCTTGGAGAAAGATCAGCGTAACTTGTATGAAAGTATTCGTTTAGTGATGGAGAAAAAACTGCGGGAATTGTTCGCCCAAAAAGGCGTGTCTAGCAGTCATATCGAGTTTTTAGACGCCTTGCTTAAATTGCGCCAAGCCTGCTGCGATCCTCGTCTGGTGAAGCTTGAACAAGCGCAAAACGTTAAGAGTAACGCCAAGCTTACCTGGCTTACGGAAAACTTAACTGAAATGGTGGAAGAGGGGCGTAAAATCCTTATTTTCAGTCAGTTCACTGGCATGTTATCCCTAATCGAAGAAGAGCTGCAACGCCTCAATATTGACTACAGTTTGCTGACTGGTAAGACTCGCTCAAGGCAAACACAGATAGATGACTTCCAGGAAGGCCGTAAGCCTGTGTTCCTAATCAGCCTAAAAGCGGGTGGCACTGGGCTTAACTTAACGACCGCAGACACAGTAATCCATTTCGATCCTTGGTGGAACCCAGCCGCCGAACGCCAAGCCACAGACAGAGCCCACAGAATTGGACAACTGAACCCAGTATTTGTCTATAAATTGATAGCCCAAGGCACGGTGGAAGAAAAAATCCATGAGATGCAGCAGCATAAGCAGGGCCTTGCGGACAGCATCTTGTCAGACAAAGAGCAAGGCCCATGGCAGGGAAGTGCAGAAGACTTGTTAGCCCTGCTAAGTTAA
- a CDS encoding porin, giving the protein MKQAYLTALISALMASQAVAIEIYKDDTNKVNIGGWIDVRAIDTQDVSEIANGASRINFAFERQLKNDWHAFAKLEWGVDPVGTGRVIYNGDESFGSSQDDFIYNRLGYAGLSHADYGSLTMGKQWGAWYDVVCYTNLAFFTDGNASGTYTYNKFDGAVNGTGRGDKIVQYRNRLGDVSFAAQVQLKSEKITLDKANDPLEVSRLDYSNTAGLGVTYQVNDQWLMTLGGNYGQVEGNRFDGTSFDETDYIYGFGFAYGWWDVAGFYAAANFNWNQFHDTDNLNRMIPESKGVESIIAYQYDNGIRFILTYNLLEASAEYAKAYQGDVFKRQSMVAGVHYLFDTSTVVFAEFSKNLGDFNGQRAAAMELSEDDALLIGLRYSL; this is encoded by the coding sequence ATGAAACAAGCATATTTAACAGCACTCATTTCAGCATTAATGGCGTCTCAAGCCGTCGCCATTGAGATATACAAAGACGATACCAATAAGGTGAACATTGGCGGCTGGATTGACGTGCGTGCAATAGACACTCAAGACGTTAGCGAAATCGCAAACGGCGCTTCGAGAATTAATTTTGCGTTCGAGCGCCAGTTAAAAAATGACTGGCACGCCTTTGCCAAACTCGAATGGGGTGTTGACCCTGTGGGCACAGGTCGGGTGATTTACAACGGCGATGAAAGCTTTGGATCCTCTCAAGATGACTTCATCTATAACCGCTTGGGTTATGCCGGGCTTTCGCATGCGGATTATGGCAGTTTAACTATGGGTAAGCAGTGGGGAGCTTGGTACGATGTCGTGTGCTACACCAACTTAGCCTTCTTTACCGATGGTAATGCATCAGGCACTTACACCTATAACAAGTTTGATGGTGCGGTAAATGGCACTGGCCGCGGTGATAAGATAGTGCAATACCGTAATCGCTTAGGGGATGTGTCTTTTGCGGCGCAAGTTCAGCTAAAAAGCGAAAAAATCACCTTAGATAAAGCGAATGACCCCCTTGAAGTGAGTCGCCTTGATTATTCGAACACCGCAGGTCTTGGGGTGACATATCAAGTCAATGATCAATGGCTTATGACCTTAGGTGGCAACTATGGTCAAGTGGAAGGCAATCGCTTTGATGGCACAAGCTTTGATGAAACAGATTATATCTATGGCTTTGGTTTTGCTTACGGTTGGTGGGATGTGGCCGGTTTTTACGCCGCGGCTAATTTCAATTGGAACCAGTTCCATGATACCGATAACCTAAACCGAATGATCCCAGAATCAAAAGGCGTCGAGTCCATTATTGCTTACCAATATGACAATGGCATTCGTTTCATCTTGACCTATAACTTACTCGAAGCCAGTGCAGAGTATGCCAAGGCTTACCAAGGAGATGTGTTTAAGCGCCAATCTATGGTCGCCGGCGTGCATTACCTGTTTGATACCAGCACTGTGGTGTTTGCTGAGTTTTCTAAAAACTTAGGCGATTTTAATGGCCAAAGAGCAGCCGCAATGGAATTGTCAGAAGATGATGCCTTGCTCATTGGCCTGCGTTATTCGCTGTAA
- a CDS encoding cation diffusion facilitator family transporter codes for MNTSKVNPASTAHSHHYLSETKGKESKVLIVFFITLVTMFAEIGVGTWSGSMALLADGWHMGTHAAAFAITMFVYAYARKHSHNSLFSFGTGKVNYLGGFASAVALLIVALLMIVESLHRLWSPESIAFDEALVVAFIGLGVNVISVFVLHDEHHHHADEHHEHHEHHEHHEHHEHHEHHEHHHHADEHHEHHEHHEHSHHGHEHKDHNLSAAYFHVLADTLTSVLAILALFAGRYFGWLWMDALMGIVGAVIISKWALGLIKQTSTVLLDKTQAPASVAALKHIIEQDPDIKVEDLHLWTLSEGHNAAILSICSHSGQYHNRREHYQKLLAHHLPKVSHITVEMN; via the coding sequence ATGAATACAAGTAAAGTTAATCCAGCATCTACTGCGCACAGTCATCATTACCTTAGTGAAACCAAGGGAAAAGAGTCTAAGGTGCTAATCGTGTTTTTTATTACCTTGGTCACCATGTTTGCCGAGATTGGGGTTGGCACTTGGTCAGGCTCCATGGCCTTGCTGGCCGATGGTTGGCATATGGGCACCCATGCGGCAGCATTTGCAATCACCATGTTCGTCTACGCCTATGCGAGAAAGCACAGCCATAACAGCTTGTTCAGTTTCGGCACGGGCAAAGTGAATTATTTGGGAGGATTTGCCAGTGCAGTGGCGCTGTTGATCGTGGCGTTATTGATGATAGTAGAGTCCTTGCATCGTTTATGGTCTCCAGAAAGCATCGCCTTTGATGAAGCCTTGGTGGTGGCCTTTATTGGTTTAGGTGTGAACGTTATTTCTGTGTTTGTACTGCACGATGAGCATCACCATCATGCTGACGAACATCACGAACATCACGAACATCACGAACATCACGAACATCACGAACATCACGAACATCACGAACATCACCATCATGCTGACGAACATCACGAACATCACGAACATCATGAACATTCTCACCATGGGCATGAACACAAAGATCACAATTTGTCGGCGGCATATTTTCACGTGCTCGCCGATACCTTGACCTCTGTATTGGCGATTTTAGCCTTGTTTGCAGGGCGTTACTTTGGTTGGCTGTGGATGGATGCCCTCATGGGGATTGTGGGGGCGGTGATCATCAGTAAATGGGCCTTAGGCTTAATTAAGCAAACCAGCACAGTGCTGCTGGATAAAACCCAAGCTCCAGCTAGTGTCGCTGCCTTGAAGCATATTATCGAGCAGGACCCGGATATTAAGGTTGAAGACTTACACCTTTGGACCCTGAGTGAAGGTCATAATGCGGCTATTTTGTCCATTTGTTCTCACAGCGGGCAATATCATAACAGGAGGGAGCATTATCAAAAACTGCTGGCTCATCACTTGCCCAAGGTGTCACATATCACGGTAGAGATGAATTAA
- a CDS encoding metal/formaldehyde-sensitive transcriptional repressor, with product MSHIHKDNKKILTRVRRIKGQAEALEKLLETQPDCSQVLQQIAAIRGATNGLMTQVLESHIREHLGDASISESERQGEVEQVIQILKSYLK from the coding sequence ATGTCACACATACATAAAGACAATAAAAAAATCCTGACTCGGGTTCGACGCATCAAGGGTCAAGCCGAAGCACTGGAGAAACTGCTTGAAACTCAGCCCGACTGCAGCCAAGTATTGCAGCAAATCGCAGCCATACGCGGCGCCACCAATGGCCTGATGACGCAGGTGCTAGAAAGCCACATCAGGGAACACTTAGGTGATGCATCCATTAGCGAAAGTGAACGCCAGGGCGAAGTGGAACAAGTGATACAAATCCTTAAAAGCTACCTCAAATAA
- a CDS encoding LysE family translocator: MELILAITLFAFSSGITPGPNNIMLMTSGVNFGIKPSLPHLAGICLGFPCMVLAIGLGLSSVFQAYPVLHLIIKVLGVSYLLYLSWLIARSSNKMEGKQLSQPFSFIQAAAFQWVNPKGWIMAVGAIATFTVQTADMTPQVLTIATVFLCVAFPCAMVWLTFGVALKRLLKNQRQQKIFNITMALLLVASILPMIGA; encoded by the coding sequence ATGGAGTTAATACTCGCCATCACCTTGTTTGCCTTTTCATCTGGCATAACCCCAGGGCCAAACAACATCATGTTGATGACTTCAGGGGTGAATTTTGGCATCAAGCCTTCATTACCTCATTTAGCTGGTATATGTTTAGGTTTCCCTTGCATGGTTTTAGCCATAGGACTGGGTCTGAGCTCAGTGTTTCAAGCCTACCCGGTATTGCACCTCATCATTAAAGTACTGGGGGTGAGTTATCTGCTGTATTTGTCTTGGTTAATCGCCAGAAGCAGTAACAAGATGGAAGGGAAACAATTGAGCCAACCCTTTAGTTTTATTCAGGCGGCGGCGTTTCAATGGGTGAATCCTAAGGGATGGATCATGGCGGTCGGTGCCATTGCCACCTTTACCGTACAAACGGCGGATATGACACCACAAGTCTTGACCATAGCGACTGTGTTCTTATGTGTCGCCTTTCCTTGCGCCATGGTGTGGCTCACTTTTGGTGTGGCACTCAAGCGATTATTAAAAAACCAGCGTCAACAAAAAATATTCAATATTACCATGGCGTTACTGCTAGTCGCCTCCATCTTGCCTATGATAGGGGCTTGA
- a CDS encoding DUF1415 domain-containing protein: MDQQQQEHQQMISATSNWVSNVIMKYNLCPFARKEVERGSIRYLVVEETKRKQVLAALIKECQFLDENPDMETSLVILARGFEGFYDYLDLLDSANDALLDNAYEGVYQLASFHPDYCFEDEPQDSPANFTNRSPYPTLHIIRESSMEQALASYHDPESIPLRNMAFANKKGSDFFIKLLSECHK; the protein is encoded by the coding sequence ATGGATCAACAGCAGCAAGAACATCAACAGATGATAAGCGCCACATCTAACTGGGTTAGCAATGTCATCATGAAATATAACCTCTGCCCTTTTGCTCGCAAAGAAGTTGAACGGGGCAGTATTCGCTATCTAGTGGTAGAAGAAACTAAGCGTAAGCAAGTACTGGCGGCGCTCATTAAAGAATGCCAATTTCTAGATGAAAACCCTGATATGGAAACCAGTTTAGTCATACTTGCGCGGGGTTTTGAAGGGTTTTATGACTACTTAGATCTGCTTGATTCTGCCAATGATGCGCTATTGGATAATGCCTATGAAGGTGTTTATCAGCTGGCAAGCTTTCATCCTGATTATTGCTTTGAAGATGAACCCCAAGACAGTCCGGCAAACTTCACTAATCGCTCTCCCTACCCCACATTGCATATCATTCGAGAGTCCAGCATGGAACAAGCTTTAGCCAGTTATCATGATCCTGAATCGATCCCTCTGCGCAACATGGCTTTTGCCAATAAAAAAGGCAGTGATTTTTTTATTAAACTCTTGAGTGAGTGTCACAAATAG